In Xanthocytophaga agilis, the following are encoded in one genomic region:
- a CDS encoding fibronectin type III domain-containing protein yields MKKSFLGILFFMLTIYSYATEYYVRPDGNDNNDGKTNTSTGAFKTIARATTVVPQGAHTINIASGTYIETTHMAVAPGVSLKGAGVDQTIIKHGDFVWYNGAIRLYSSSVTDGNQTLSDFTMDGMSQSSFDGIRIENRNNVKIFNIKIVSFYQAAIEVLSTYQNSIHDIEIYNFDIRESSRESAYVSSEGNIRMNGSMDRVFIHDGTIYHQTNTPALGGFNASGYAIKFVPSLLSDNSTYNKNDYISHSKIFNVKEYGKPAVEWTESNGQLRSKNNLGVEFWSIAGEEVEIYNCDFTTQLSLEYEPPVLKGSYSFWVHDNRFVVGREQSLEIAASNAIIEKNTFDCRNTTNAWNVLGEYNHKSQGGSNIHVRKNYFLLGDRSPIIWSLESPVNGVYFYNNTITGTGNPSIFEIRLAQGTAVSTNLKAINNVFDLSTTGTFSLISYQSNSASLPQPTNTNFIYNHYSKPIANIPTGAVVSNNLQTTPAVLHTGALPLPYLSTTTGSALINAGTSTLPTSYIAMTYAGSSPDIGAFEYNDASPSDTQSPSVPTNLSVVSKTETTVNLSWTASTDNVGVTGYDIYNGSVVVGTSNTTSYTVSGLTANTTYSFTVKAKDAANNVSAASTALAVTTTSGTPSVSNGLSGEMYSQFGVSVADGRSKISGQTPLYTFSSTLVDYPNGTATVTQLDSSWRSFLGVDGPTAPLQEVQTSTIRLSGYIQIKAENDVLAGNNTIEVDFLLATQGLAALTINGSQVIINEANWTFSSASARVSFPSAGFYPIEVFNTIPWNHAAVELYSSIAGTQNPGRGTTQAPYLVPQAVLFKSLPAVDTQAPSVPTNVTASAITGTSFTLSWNASIDNVGVSSYEVFRNGISIGTTSSTTFTLTGLASGTSYVMTVKAKDAANNVSAASTALTVTTLSNGLSGEMYSQFGVSVADGRSKISGQTPLYTFSSTLVDYPNGTATVTQLDSSWRSFLGVDGPTAPLQEVQTSTIRLSGYIQIKAENDVLAGNNTIEVDFLLATQGLAALTINGSQVIINEANWTFSSASARVSFPSAGFYPIEVFNTIPWNHAAVELYSSIAGTQNPGRGTTQAPYLIPQTILFKNLPAARKSLENGDVSKNSLTVYPNPTSNKSLSIVYGNKNNPVVIKIVDLTGRVVYNTTSSLLNGTTDISLEGIKAGVYILSVQENGTISQQKIVIQ; encoded by the coding sequence ATGAAAAAAAGTTTTTTAGGAATTTTGTTCTTTATGTTAACTATTTACAGCTATGCAACAGAATATTATGTTCGTCCAGATGGAAATGACAATAATGATGGCAAAACCAATACCTCAACTGGCGCTTTTAAAACAATAGCAAGAGCCACAACAGTAGTACCACAAGGAGCACATACTATTAATATAGCTTCGGGGACATATATAGAAACAACACACATGGCTGTTGCTCCAGGTGTATCTTTAAAAGGAGCAGGTGTTGATCAAACAATTATCAAACATGGTGATTTTGTCTGGTATAATGGAGCTATCCGCTTGTATAGCTCTAGCGTAACAGATGGGAATCAAACCCTAAGCGACTTTACAATGGATGGGATGAGTCAATCCAGTTTTGATGGTATTCGTATCGAAAATCGCAATAATGTGAAAATATTTAATATCAAAATAGTTTCTTTTTATCAGGCAGCAATCGAAGTTTTATCTACGTACCAAAATAGTATTCATGATATTGAAATATATAATTTTGATATTAGAGAGTCTTCTCGTGAATCAGCGTATGTATCTTCTGAAGGAAATATTCGAATGAATGGATCTATGGATAGGGTCTTCATTCATGATGGAACCATTTATCATCAAACAAATACTCCTGCATTAGGAGGATTTAATGCATCCGGATATGCGATTAAATTTGTACCATCTTTGCTATCAGATAATTCAACCTATAATAAAAATGATTACATCAGCCATTCAAAAATCTTTAATGTAAAAGAATATGGTAAGCCTGCTGTTGAATGGACGGAGAGTAATGGACAGTTAAGATCTAAAAATAACCTAGGTGTTGAATTCTGGAGCATTGCCGGAGAAGAAGTAGAAATCTATAATTGTGACTTTACAACTCAGCTTTCACTAGAGTATGAACCTCCTGTATTAAAAGGAAGTTATTCTTTTTGGGTACATGATAATAGATTTGTTGTAGGTCGTGAACAGTCTCTTGAGATTGCAGCAAGTAATGCTATTATTGAAAAAAACACATTTGATTGTCGTAATACTACCAATGCATGGAATGTGTTGGGTGAATATAACCATAAATCACAGGGAGGAAGCAATATTCACGTACGTAAAAATTATTTTTTACTGGGTGATCGCTCTCCTATAATCTGGTCATTAGAAAGTCCTGTAAATGGTGTGTATTTCTACAATAATACCATTACGGGTACTGGTAACCCATCTATTTTTGAGATAAGACTTGCGCAAGGTACAGCAGTAAGCACAAATCTAAAGGCTATTAATAATGTTTTTGATCTATCCACAACAGGAACTTTCTCATTAATAAGTTATCAATCTAATAGTGCGAGTCTGCCACAACCTACCAATACTAATTTTATCTATAATCACTACAGTAAGCCAATAGCAAATATCCCTACTGGTGCTGTAGTATCAAATAATTTACAAACTACTCCTGCTGTACTACATACCGGGGCATTGCCATTACCTTATTTATCTACAACAACAGGTAGTGCCTTAATAAATGCCGGAACCAGCACCTTGCCAACTAGTTATATAGCAATGACATATGCGGGTAGTTCACCTGATATAGGCGCTTTTGAATACAATGATGCATCTCCAAGTGATACTCAATCACCAAGTGTCCCTACTAATCTGAGTGTAGTAAGCAAAACCGAAACGACTGTAAACTTGTCCTGGACAGCGTCAACAGATAATGTAGGTGTGACTGGATATGATATTTACAACGGATCTGTAGTGGTAGGAACTAGTAATACTACTTCTTATACAGTTTCAGGATTAACAGCAAATACAACGTATAGCTTTACCGTAAAAGCCAAAGATGCAGCTAATAATGTTTCTGCTGCCAGCACAGCTTTAGCGGTTACTACCACATCTGGCACCCCTTCAGTAAGTAACGGATTATCAGGCGAAATGTATTCACAATTTGGTGTTTCTGTTGCAGATGGCAGATCTAAGATTAGCGGACAAACTCCTTTATATACTTTCTCTTCTACACTTGTTGACTATCCAAATGGAACAGCTACTGTAACTCAACTGGATAGTTCATGGAGAAGCTTCCTTGGGGTGGATGGACCTACTGCACCTTTACAAGAGGTACAAACTTCTACGATCCGTCTTTCAGGATACATACAGATTAAAGCAGAAAACGATGTGCTTGCAGGAAACAACACTATTGAAGTAGACTTTTTGTTAGCTACTCAGGGACTGGCTGCATTAACCATCAATGGAAGCCAGGTTATTATCAATGAAGCCAACTGGACGTTTTCATCAGCTTCAGCTCGTGTGAGTTTCCCATCAGCAGGATTTTATCCAATAGAAGTTTTCAATACCATCCCCTGGAATCATGCTGCTGTTGAGTTGTACAGCAGTATTGCAGGAACACAGAACCCAGGACGTGGCACTACTCAGGCTCCTTATCTTGTACCTCAAGCAGTTCTCTTTAAGAGTCTACCAGCAGTGGATACTCAAGCACCTAGCGTTCCTACAAACGTAACTGCATCTGCTATTACAGGAACAAGCTTTACATTATCCTGGAACGCATCTATTGACAATGTTGGAGTAAGTAGTTATGAAGTATTTCGTAATGGTATCTCAATAGGTACAACTTCCTCTACTACCTTTACTCTAACTGGTTTAGCTTCTGGTACAAGTTATGTAATGACAGTAAAGGCCAAAGATGCAGCTAATAATGTTTCTGCTGCCAGCACAGCCTTAACTGTTACTACACTTTCTAATGGATTATCAGGCGAAATGTATTCGCAATTTGGTGTTTCTGTTGCAGATGGCAGATCTAAGATTAGCGGACAAACTCCTTTATATACTTTCTCTTCTACACTTGTTGACTATCCAAATGGAACAGCCACTGTAACTCAACTGGATAGTTCATGGAGAAGCTTCCTTGGGGTGGATGGACCTACTGCACCTTTACAAGAGGTACAAACTTCTACGATCCGTCTTTCAGGATACATACAGATTAAAGCAGAAAACGATGTGCTTGCAGGAAACAACACTATTGAAGTAGACTTTTTGTTAGCTACTCAGGGACTGGCTGCATTAACCATCAATGGAAGCCAGGTTATTATCAATGAAGCCAACTGGACGTTTTCATCAGCTTCAGCTCGTGTGAGTTTCCCATCAGCAGGATTTTATCCAATAGAAGTTTTCAATACTATTCCCTGGAATCATGCTGCTGTTGAGTTGTACAGCAGTATTGCAGGAACACAGAACCCAGGACGTGGCACTACTCAGGCTCCTTATCTTATACCGCAAACGATTCTCTTTAAGAATCTGCCAGCAGCTCGTAAAAGTTTAGAGAATGGTGATGTTAGTAAAAACTCTCTAACGGTATATCCGAACCCTACTTCTAATAAGTCACTATCTATTGTGTATGGCAACAAGAATAACCCTGTAGTAATCAAAATTGTTGATTTAACAGGAAGAGTCGTATACAACACTACGTCTTCACTACTTAATGGCACAACGGATATATCATTGGAGGGAATTAAAGCTGGAGTTTATATACTTTCTGTACAAGAAAATGGTACGATAAGCCAGCAAAAAATAGTAATTCAGTAA
- a CDS encoding serine hydrolase domain-containing protein yields MKTLIYLLTFTCFMYANTLCAQPDLQQIDSLVARQFANYELSGNILIAQKGAIIYQKSLGLADVRNHVPVDEHSAFQLASVSKLFTSVAILQLKQKGKLKLDDPVKTYLPTFRYSDITIRHLLSHTSGLTDFQMLEKPYAADTAKQFTIADLVPAINQDDKAILSKPGEKWSYSNSGYGLLALIVEKVSGISFPSYLTKYIFQPAGMRHTYVNTPLLKVADSHRVKGYDYPSYAPWIRYRVDSLPHNRIELYNLGGIIGPGNVISTTSDLLLFDRALYDSKLLKPSTLQEALTPTRLANQELATAGWGKTDAYYGLGWMILKDTTYGKVVFHSGGMPGAVTLFLRNITKDQTVILLNNVTHRGTHPIGVYLFEVLNGGSPTGNKQSLANLYTRTLFKTNAEEALAKLNIHKTDTAHYYLNEQEMNRQGLQLFYTGYQPAGLEVLRLNTILYPSSWNVYDSYAQVLKAVGRRQESILMYHKSLELNPKNKGAERALAELLPDKK; encoded by the coding sequence ATGAAAACATTGATTTATCTACTGACCTTTACTTGTTTTATGTATGCAAATACGCTCTGTGCTCAGCCTGATCTGCAACAGATTGATAGCTTAGTAGCAAGACAATTTGCTAATTATGAGCTTTCGGGTAATATTCTGATCGCCCAAAAAGGAGCCATCATCTACCAGAAGTCACTAGGGTTGGCGGATGTGAGAAATCACGTGCCTGTGGATGAGCACTCTGCTTTTCAATTAGCCTCAGTCTCTAAACTATTTACCTCGGTGGCTATTCTTCAGTTGAAGCAGAAAGGAAAACTCAAGCTGGATGATCCAGTGAAAACGTATCTTCCCACTTTCAGGTATTCGGATATAACCATTCGGCATTTACTTTCTCATACGTCCGGATTAACCGACTTTCAAATGTTGGAAAAACCCTATGCGGCCGACACTGCTAAACAATTTACCATTGCTGATTTAGTGCCTGCCATTAATCAGGATGATAAAGCCATTCTATCTAAACCCGGAGAGAAGTGGAGTTATTCCAACAGTGGCTATGGTTTGCTGGCTTTAATCGTGGAAAAGGTGAGTGGTATTTCCTTTCCGTCCTACCTGACCAAGTACATATTTCAACCAGCGGGTATGAGACATACCTATGTCAATACTCCACTTCTGAAGGTGGCAGACTCGCATCGGGTGAAAGGATATGATTATCCTTCCTATGCTCCCTGGATTCGGTATCGGGTTGATTCACTACCCCACAACCGAATTGAGTTGTATAACTTGGGTGGAATAATCGGGCCGGGCAATGTGATTAGTACTACCAGCGACTTGCTCTTATTTGATCGGGCGCTGTATGATTCTAAATTACTCAAGCCTTCCACCTTACAGGAAGCCTTGACACCCACCCGACTCGCTAATCAGGAGCTAGCCACAGCCGGTTGGGGGAAAACGGACGCTTATTATGGGCTGGGTTGGATGATTTTAAAAGATACAACATATGGTAAAGTAGTTTTTCATAGTGGAGGTATGCCTGGAGCTGTTACGCTGTTTTTACGTAATATCACCAAAGACCAAACGGTGATTCTGCTCAACAATGTAACGCATCGTGGCACTCATCCTATTGGGGTTTATTTGTTTGAGGTGTTAAATGGTGGCTCTCCGACAGGGAACAAACAATCTCTGGCAAACCTATATACCCGAACGCTGTTCAAGACCAATGCTGAAGAGGCTCTGGCTAAACTCAACATACATAAAACCGATACAGCGCATTATTATCTGAATGAACAAGAGATGAATCGGCAGGGACTCCAACTGTTCTATACTGGGTATCAACCGGCAGGCTTGGAAGTCTTGCGATTAAATACGATTTTGTATCCTTCTAGCTGGAACGTTTACGATAGTTACGCCCAAGTGTTAAAAGCCGTTGGACGACGGCAAGAATCTATTCTGATGTACCATAAATCACTAGAACTAAACCCGAAAAATAAAGGGGCTGAACGAGCATTGGCAGAGTTATTACCGGATAAAAAGTAG
- a CDS encoding ABC transporter ATP-binding protein codes for MKNNVVLATRSLEKYFHDPVRFKVLDDISFEIHTGEFVTIVGKSGSGKSTLLYCLSTMDTNYSGELYIQQQKVTGQKLDTLAQIRNQSIGFVFQFHYLLPEFSCLKNVMIPALKLGRLSYPEIEAKAYDKLRMLGIADQALKDASKLSGGQQQRVAIARALINDPAIVMGDEPTGNLDSKNTAIVLDMFRQLSEEFGQTIVAVTHDNDFAKASQRTIEMADGRIVQVLNN; via the coding sequence ATGAAAAATAATGTAGTGTTAGCCACTCGGTCTTTAGAAAAATACTTTCACGATCCGGTTCGGTTTAAGGTATTGGACGATATCTCTTTTGAGATACACACCGGAGAGTTTGTTACTATTGTTGGTAAGAGTGGCAGTGGCAAATCCACACTGTTGTATTGCCTCAGTACAATGGATACTAATTACAGTGGAGAGCTATATATCCAGCAGCAAAAGGTTACGGGGCAGAAGCTGGATACTCTCGCCCAAATCCGCAATCAATCGATTGGGTTTGTCTTTCAGTTTCACTACTTGCTGCCCGAATTTTCCTGTCTGAAAAATGTGATGATTCCGGCATTGAAACTGGGCAGATTATCCTATCCGGAAATTGAAGCCAAAGCCTATGACAAACTACGCATGTTGGGTATTGCCGATCAGGCACTAAAAGACGCCTCCAAGCTATCGGGTGGACAGCAACAGCGAGTAGCTATTGCCCGGGCTTTAATCAATGATCCGGCGATTGTTATGGGAGATGAACCGACTGGCAATCTGGACAGCAAAAATACTGCAATCGTGTTGGATATGTTCAGACAATTGTCTGAGGAATTTGGGCAAACGATTGTCGCTGTAACCCACGATAACGACTTTGCCAAGGCCAGCCAACGCACCATTGAAATGGCTGATGGAAGAATTGTCCAGGTGTTAAATAATTAA
- a CDS encoding ABC transporter permease, with product MKLSVNYQIALTHILTRKKQTLVAALGVTVGIALYIFSNSIVVGVSTYSKKSLFKSAPHIRIYSEDQLSLPLATSKHPQQIPVLINPQFANRSRLILNSEELAKDIASLDFVEQVAPYVKVDLFLKNGKTQVKGVADGIVVAEADAMFNIAGTLLAGSVQPISYAPNAIVIGKGIAEKLNLRLNDQVTVVSSEGVSRRLKVVGIFSTDTKDLDDSKAYMHIGTAQKLLRKSPSEITDLYVKVRNPDSAGYFSTQIQQYTKYKVEDWQTSNAEQLAQNKMLGTMTPLISFSILLVAAFGIYNIINMTISQKMNDIAILKANGFNTGDIIKIFVSESLIMGSAGTLAGLLIGTILVTLLRNVYIGPPVGYFPVQLEGGLLISGSAFGMLVSVGAGYFPARKAGKVDPVTIFRK from the coding sequence ATGAAACTAAGTGTCAACTATCAGATTGCCCTTACTCACATACTCACCCGCAAAAAACAAACCCTGGTGGCAGCGTTGGGGGTAACTGTGGGTATTGCTTTGTATATTTTCTCCAATTCCATTGTGGTTGGCGTAAGTACATATTCCAAAAAAAGCTTGTTCAAGTCTGCTCCACATATCCGGATTTATAGTGAAGATCAACTAAGTCTGCCTCTGGCCACAAGTAAACATCCACAGCAGATACCAGTTCTTATCAATCCACAATTTGCCAATCGCTCCCGCCTGATCCTAAACTCAGAGGAGTTGGCTAAAGATATTGCATCCCTAGACTTTGTCGAGCAGGTAGCTCCGTACGTCAAGGTTGATCTTTTTTTGAAAAATGGCAAAACGCAGGTAAAAGGAGTAGCGGATGGGATTGTAGTCGCCGAAGCAGATGCAATGTTTAATATTGCAGGCACCTTGCTGGCAGGCTCCGTCCAACCCATCAGCTATGCTCCTAATGCCATTGTGATTGGCAAAGGAATTGCCGAAAAATTAAACCTCAGACTCAACGACCAGGTGACTGTTGTGTCTTCTGAAGGGGTTTCGCGGCGATTAAAAGTAGTCGGCATTTTCAGTACAGATACCAAGGATTTGGATGATTCGAAAGCATACATGCATATTGGCACAGCACAAAAGCTGCTTAGAAAAAGCCCATCAGAAATTACTGATCTGTATGTTAAAGTTCGTAACCCCGACTCAGCCGGTTACTTTTCGACACAGATTCAACAATACACGAAATACAAGGTAGAAGATTGGCAAACCTCCAATGCCGAACAACTGGCCCAGAACAAAATGCTGGGTACGATGACCCCGCTGATCTCCTTTTCAATCCTATTGGTTGCTGCTTTTGGTATTTACAATATCATCAATATGACCATCAGCCAGAAGATGAACGATATTGCCATCTTGAAAGCCAATGGATTCAATACAGGAGATATCATAAAGATATTCGTGTCCGAATCATTGATCATGGGGAGTGCAGGTACATTGGCAGGACTATTGATCGGTACAATACTCGTCACGCTTCTGCGAAATGTGTATATAGGGCCTCCAGTAGGTTACTTTCCTGTTCAGTTGGAGGGTGGTTTGTTGATCAGCGGATCGGCATTTGGCATGTTGGTTTCAGTAGGCGCAGGCTATTTTCCAGCCCGCAAAGCTGGAAAAGTAGATCCGGTCACCATTTTCAGAAAATAA
- a CDS encoding efflux RND transporter periplasmic adaptor subunit: MKTRFLYSAIIAVLFLLLSCSRPQEETKPIRKDVVEYVFASGTLEAENEYTLTALTDGYLTEIYVHENDQVTVGQLIAAIRNPQNDINTIYAEKLLILAANNTRSNAPALQQARARLEQARSTVAYDSINQIRHQNLLESNSISLDTYEKAELQLKKSTFELMAASQNYTQLLNEARENVVVNQSQQALYQSLQSQNQVKALAAGRVLQKLKNTGDFVRKGDAIAVIGSIDQLYVQTDVDETSIQKVKVGQKVLIRLNTVSDSVYQGRVSQIMPTYNEEKQSFTIHIKPEGELDFKVVKTQVQVNIQVDTAKNALLIPKKYINYANQVYLKGHKEPLSVKVSYVSNEWVQVLSGLTEESALVLPNYDSQ, encoded by the coding sequence ATGAAGACCCGATTTCTTTATTCAGCTATCATTGCTGTGCTGTTTCTTCTCTTGTCTTGTTCCCGGCCACAGGAAGAAACCAAGCCAATCCGAAAAGATGTCGTCGAATATGTGTTTGCATCCGGTACGTTGGAAGCTGAAAACGAGTATACACTTACTGCCTTAACTGATGGATACCTCACAGAAATCTATGTGCACGAAAATGATCAGGTAACTGTCGGTCAGCTCATTGCTGCTATACGTAACCCACAGAATGATATCAACACAATCTATGCAGAAAAACTGCTGATACTGGCTGCGAACAATACACGGTCCAATGCTCCGGCTCTCCAGCAGGCACGCGCCAGGCTGGAACAGGCCAGATCTACAGTAGCTTACGACTCGATAAATCAGATTCGTCACCAAAACCTGCTGGAATCCAACAGTATATCCCTAGATACCTATGAGAAGGCAGAACTACAGCTTAAAAAAAGTACATTTGAGTTAATGGCGGCTTCACAGAACTACACTCAGTTGCTTAATGAAGCACGGGAAAATGTGGTAGTTAACCAATCCCAGCAAGCTTTGTATCAATCCCTGCAATCTCAGAATCAGGTCAAGGCCCTTGCGGCAGGTAGAGTCCTGCAAAAGTTAAAGAATACAGGTGATTTTGTCCGGAAAGGTGATGCCATTGCTGTGATCGGAAGCATCGACCAGTTGTATGTACAAACCGATGTAGACGAAACCAGTATTCAAAAAGTAAAAGTAGGCCAAAAGGTGCTCATTCGCCTCAATACTGTTTCTGATTCGGTTTACCAGGGAAGAGTATCCCAAATTATGCCCACCTACAACGAAGAAAAGCAATCATTTACTATACACATAAAACCAGAAGGCGAGCTGGATTTTAAAGTAGTCAAAACCCAGGTACAAGTCAACATTCAGGTTGATACTGCTAAAAACGCCTTACTCATTCCTAAGAAATATATAAACTATGCCAACCAGGTATACCTTAAAGGCCACAAAGAACCTTTATCTGTGAAAGTAAGCTATGTAAGTAACGAATGGGTGCAGGTTCTCTCTGGCCTGACCGAAGAGTCAGCTCTTGTCTTACCTAATTATGACTCCCAATGA
- a CDS encoding TolC family protein, with amino-acid sequence MRRLTLFIVGWLGILSHARAQIILSSFADVVSVLEQKSYLIKNGKLEEEKAKKSRLAGILSIPEPTGSISLGYTNNTRLPVTVFPAEILGGTPGTYEKVALGVQYNTNFNSTIDIRLINPTGIQNFKLSQINSQLVVTENALQKKSLYENAATVYYNILILQEQKNATMQFIENAEQLLQAVTNQFANGLATQQQVNEATISRLTQQDNLKQIQYQIELQINTLQSWMDIREPLEFVPNPPPVVSASAEPLSRNLHQRNALLSYEFARTEFRKEAYTNLPYLSLILSNQRQLFDTQANPFTSSQSWVPSSYYGFRVSIPIPGNASVSGYYRQKYQVKINQFNLEKAIIQDELEVRKLETNLRKAQSEHASALEIERLRKETYDKNLLNYQVGLVTLEDTINSLNASIDAQYTRIASAQKVKLQEQFILIHNSIK; translated from the coding sequence ATGAGACGATTAACATTATTTATTGTGGGTTGGCTAGGAATACTTTCGCATGCCAGGGCCCAGATTATCCTTTCATCTTTTGCTGATGTGGTGTCTGTGCTGGAGCAAAAAAGTTATCTGATTAAAAACGGTAAGCTGGAAGAGGAAAAAGCCAAAAAGTCCAGACTTGCTGGTATCCTAAGCATTCCAGAGCCGACAGGAAGTATTTCGTTAGGCTATACAAACAATACCCGATTGCCTGTTACTGTTTTTCCTGCTGAAATTCTGGGAGGTACACCCGGTACATATGAAAAAGTAGCTTTGGGTGTCCAGTACAATACTAATTTTAACAGTACCATCGACATTAGGCTGATTAACCCAACCGGAATCCAGAACTTTAAGCTGAGCCAGATCAACAGTCAGTTGGTGGTGACAGAAAATGCCCTTCAGAAAAAAAGCCTGTACGAAAATGCCGCTACTGTCTATTATAACATTCTTATTCTGCAGGAACAAAAAAATGCTACTATGCAATTCATAGAAAATGCAGAACAGTTGCTTCAGGCAGTCACCAATCAGTTTGCCAACGGATTAGCTACTCAACAACAGGTAAACGAGGCCACCATTTCCCGACTCACACAGCAAGATAATCTGAAACAGATTCAATATCAGATAGAGCTTCAGATCAATACACTGCAATCATGGATGGATATTCGTGAGCCGCTGGAATTTGTCCCAAATCCTCCTCCCGTTGTATCTGCATCAGCTGAACCGTTGAGCCGAAACCTGCATCAGCGAAATGCCCTGTTGTCTTATGAATTTGCCAGGACAGAATTCAGAAAGGAAGCATATACAAACCTGCCTTACTTATCGCTGATTCTGAGTAATCAGAGACAATTGTTTGATACCCAGGCTAATCCATTTACTTCAAGCCAGTCATGGGTTCCCAGTAGCTATTACGGTTTTCGTGTGTCTATACCTATTCCGGGTAATGCCAGTGTAAGTGGCTATTATCGCCAGAAGTATCAGGTCAAAATTAATCAGTTTAACCTGGAAAAAGCCATAATTCAGGATGAACTGGAAGTACGCAAGTTGGAAACCAACCTGCGTAAGGCACAGAGTGAGCATGCATCTGCCCTTGAAATCGAACGACTACGAAAAGAAACCTATGATAAGAATTTGCTCAACTACCAGGTGGGTCTGGTGACACTGGAAGATACAATTAATAGCTTGAACGCCAGTATAGATGCTCAGTATACACGTATAGCATCCGCACAAAAAGTAAAACTTCAGGAACAATTCATTCTCATTCATAACTCCATAAAATGA
- a CDS encoding LytTR family DNA-binding domain-containing protein — MSIRVLIIEDERLTARDLATTIRSVDDSIELLPFLHSVDEAIYFFEQKPIVDLIFSDIDLGDGLSFEIFKKCAVAVPVIFCTAFDQYLLEAFQTNGIEYILKPFKRADVERSLAKYQLLKEKFTRSGVTLPQTITPLPEFTPTSEQSLIIQRGDKILPIPFTDIAYFAIENEVVCAYTFANEHYKLTHTLDALESRCFPQFYRANRQILVNRKTIKSASRYFNRKLLLHLLLPYKENVLVGKLKVTEFLMWLQNTHA; from the coding sequence ATGTCTATAAGGGTCCTTATCATAGAAGATGAACGGCTGACTGCCAGAGACCTGGCAACAACCATCCGTTCAGTGGATGATAGCATTGAACTATTACCTTTTCTACATTCAGTAGATGAGGCCATCTATTTTTTTGAACAAAAGCCCATCGTTGATCTCATCTTCTCAGATATAGACCTGGGAGATGGTTTATCCTTTGAAATTTTTAAAAAATGTGCTGTTGCGGTACCGGTTATCTTCTGTACCGCATTCGACCAATACCTGTTGGAAGCCTTCCAAACCAATGGAATCGAGTACATTTTAAAACCATTCAAACGAGCGGATGTCGAACGCTCTCTTGCCAAATACCAACTCCTGAAAGAAAAATTCACCCGCTCAGGTGTAACCTTACCCCAAACCATAACTCCCTTACCTGAGTTTACTCCAACTTCAGAGCAATCACTGATTATTCAGCGGGGCGATAAAATTCTGCCAATACCCTTTACAGATATTGCTTATTTTGCGATTGAAAATGAAGTAGTCTGTGCGTATACGTTTGCCAATGAACATTATAAGCTCACCCATACCTTAGACGCCCTCGAAAGTCGTTGCTTTCCTCAGTTTTACCGTGCCAACAGACAAATTCTTGTCAACCGAAAGACGATCAAAAGTGCTTCCCGTTACTTCAATCGCAAACTTTTATTGCATCTATTGCTGCCCTACAAGGAAAATGTTTTAGTAGGTAAGTTAAAAGTGACCGAGTTTTTGATGTGGCTTCAGAACACACACGCCTAG